A window of Bos taurus isolate L1 Dominette 01449 registration number 42190680 breed Hereford chromosome 19, ARS-UCD2.0, whole genome shotgun sequence contains these coding sequences:
- the NSRP1 gene encoding nuclear speckle splicing regulatory protein 1 isoform X1, whose protein sequence is MKQTKLEIQKALAEDSTVYEYDSIYDEMQKKKEESNPKLLLGKDRKPKYIHNLLKAVEIRKKEQEKRMEKKIQREREMEKGEFDDKEAFVTSAYKKKLQERAEEEERERRAAALEARLDVTKQRDLSGFYRHLLNQAVGEEEVPTCSFREARSEIKEEKSKGYSDEVSSESRIPPENCIRQTGVKVEENPDADSDFDAKSSENDEMEGDKGNCRREKGTETLSSHSKHHRNPARSPSSSEEREHGTQCHTKSSRSRGHEKREDEHQERPAREQDSYHTDRDSRKEKRDSHRHRESSHRDSHWKRHEEERLRGRDERERNDREWKREKDREKYPSREQERHRQRNNYDRHNEKGCEKEEKSKEKEEHVKARKERYENSDKYRDREKREVSVESSERNRDRKESSPNSRAKDRFVNQERASKMRDMEKDKERNPEKPSSSEASLGAKHRITEECQETGKEQERLHETVNKFAKRSNEETVTSARDRYLARQMARINAKTYIEKEDD, encoded by the exons accaaacTTGAAATTCAGAAGGCTCTTGCAGAAGATTCTACTGTATATGAATATGACAGTATTTATGATGAAAtgcagaaaaagaaggaagaaagtaacCCCAAATTGCTTTTGGGAAAAGACCGAAAG CCCAAGTACATTCACAACTTACTGAAAGCAGTTGAAATTagaaaaaaggaacaagaaaaaagaatggaaaagaaaatacagagagaACGAGAAATGGAAAAGGGAGAATTTGATGATAAAGAGGCATTTGTAACATCTGCTTATAAGAAAAAACTGCAAGAGAGAgctgaagaggaagaaagagaaagaagagctgCTGCACTTGAAg CACGTTTGGATGTAACCAAGCAGAGAGATCTCAGTGGATTTTATAGGCACCTATTAAATCAAGCAGTTGGTGAAGAGGAAGTACCTACATGCAGCTTTCGTGAAGCCAG gtctgagataaaagaagagaaatcaaaaggATATTCTGATGAAGTAAGTTCAGAGAGCAGAATACCTCCTGAGAACTGCATTCGCCAAACTGGTGTGAAAGTAGAGGAAAACCCAGATGCAGACAGTGACTTTGATGCTAAGAGCAGTGAGAATGATGAAATGGAGGGGGATAAAGGGAACTGCAGAAGGGAAAAGGGCACGGAGACCCTAAGCAGTCACTCCAAGCATCACAGGAATCCTGCCCGCTCACCGTCATCTAGTGAGGAAAGAGAACATGGCACCCAATGCCACACAAAAAGTTCCAGGTCAAGAGGCCATGAGAAAAGGGAAGATGAACACCAAGAGAGACCAGCCAGGGAGCAGGACAGCTACCACACTGACCGTGATTCTCGAAAAGAAAAAAGGGATTCCCATAGGCACAGAGAGTCCAGTCACAGAGATTCCCACTGGAAGAGGCATGAAGAAGAGAGACTGAGGGGAAGAGACgagagagaaaggaatgacagagaatggaaaagGGAGAAAGACAGGGAGAAATATCCCTCCAGAGAACAGGAAAGACACAGACAACGAAATAATTATGACCGACACAATGAGAAAGGATgcgagaaggaagagaaaagcaaagaaaaggaagagcatgtgaaagcaagaaaagaaagatatgaaAATAGTGATAAATACAGAGATAGAGAAAAACGAGAAGTCAGTGTTGAATCTTCAGAAAGAAATCGAGACAGAAAGGAAAGCAGCCCAAATTCTAGGGCAAAGGATAGGTTTGTTAACCAGGAAAGAGCCAGTAAAATGAGAGACATGgaaaaggacaaagaaagaaACCCAGAGAAACCCTCTAGTTCTGAAGCATCATTGGGAGCAAAACACAGAATCACAGAGGAATGCCAAGAGACAGGCAAAGAACAGGAGAGGCTGCACGAGACTGTGAACAAGTTTGCAAAGCGGAGCAATGAAGAAACTGTAACGTCAGCAAGAGACAGATACTTGGCCCGGCAAATGGCAAGGATTAATGCAAAGACATATATTGAGAAAGAAGATGATTGA
- the SLC6A4 gene encoding sodium-dependent serotonin transporter isoform X2 produces METTPLNSQKELSAYKDGEDCQENGVLQKGVPAPGDKAESGQISNGYSAVPNPGAGDDTQHSIPAATTALVAEVHPAERETWAKKVDFLLSVIGYAVDLGNVWRFPYICYQNGGGAFLLPYTIMAIFGGIPLFYMELALGQYHRNGCISIWTKICPIFKGIGCAICLIAFYIASYYNTIIAWALYYLISSFTEQLPWTSCENSWNTGNCTNYFSEDNITWTLHSTSPAEEFYTRHVLQIHRSKGLQDLGGLSWQLVLCIMFIFTVIYFSIWKGVKTSGKVVWVTATFPYIILLILLVRGATLPGAWRGVLFYLKPNWQKLLETGVWVDAAAQIFFSLGPGFGVLLAFASYNKFHNNCYQDALVTSAVNCMTSFVSGFVIFTVLGYMAEMRKEDVSEVAKDAGPSLLFITYAEAIANMPASTFFAIVFFLMLITLGLDSTFAGLEGVITAVLDEFPHVWAKRREWFVLGVVITCFFGSLVTLTFGGAYVVKLLEEFATGPAVLTVALIEAVAVFWFYGINQFCSDVKEMLGFSPGWFWKICWVAISPLFLLFIICSFLMSPPQLRLFQYDYPRWSIILGYCIGTSSFICIPTYITYRLIVTPGTLKERIIKGITPETPTAIPCGDIRLNAV; encoded by the exons ATGGAGACCACCCCCTTAAATTCCCAGAAGGAGCTATCAGCGTATAAGGATGGAGAAGATTGTCAGGAAAATGGGGTTCTACAGAAGGGTGTCCCCGCCCCTGGGGATAAGGCAGAGTCCGGCCAGATCTCCAACGGGTACTCAGCGGTTCCGAACCCTGGCGCAGGAGACGACACTCAGCACTCCATCCCGGCTGCCACCACCGCCCTAGTGGCTGAGGTTCATCCAGCAGAGCGGGAGACCTGGGCCAAGAAGGTGGATTTCCTCCTCTCTGTCATTGGCTATGCTGTGGACCTGGGCAACGTCTGGCGCTTTCCCTACATTTGTTACCAGAATGGAGGGG GGGCGTTCCTCCTTCCCTACACTATCATGGCCATTTTTGGGGGGATCCCGCTCTTCTACATGGAGCTCGCACTGGGGCAGTACCACCGAAATGGATGCATTTCGATATGGACAAAAATCTGCCCAATTTTCAAAG GGATAGGTTGCGCCATCTGCCTCATCGCCTTCTACATCGCCTCCTACTACAACACCATCATAGCCTGGGCCCTCTACTACCTCATCTCCTCCTTCACGGAGCAGCTGCCCTGGACCAGCTGCGAGAACTCCTGGAACACTGGCAACTGCACCAACTACTTCTCCGAGGATAACATCACCTGGACGCTCCACTCAACGTCCCCTGCAGAAGAATTTTACAC GCGGCACGTCCTGCAGATCCACCGGTCGAAGGGGCTCCAGGACCTGGGGGGCCTCAGTTGGCAGCTTGTCCTGTGCATCATGTTCATCTTCACTGTTATCTACTTTAGCATCTGGAAAGGCGTCAAAACATCTGGCAAG GTGGTTTGGGTGACAGCCACCTTCCCTTACATCATTCTTTTGATCCTGCTGGTGAGGGGGGCCACCCTCCCTGGAGCCTGGAGGGGAGTTCTCTTCTATTTGAAACCCAACTGGCAGAAACTCCTAGAGACGGGG GTGTGGGTGGATGCAGCCGCCCAGATCTTCTTCTCTCTCGGCCCTGGCTTTGGGGTCCTACTGGCTTTTGCGAGCTACAACAAATTCCACAACAACTGTTACCA AGACGCCCTGGTGACCAGTGCAGTGAATTGCATGACGAGCTTCGTTTCAGGATTTGTCATCTTCACAGTGCTGGGGTATATGGCTGAGATGAGGAAAGAAGATGTGTCTGAGGTGGCCAAAGATGCAG GCCCCAGCCTCCTGTTCATCACATACGCAGAAGCCATAGCCAACATGCCAGCATCCACATTCTTTGCCATCGTCTTCTTCCTGATGTTAATCACCCTGGGCTTGGACAGCACG TTTGCAGGCTTGGAGGGGGTGATCACAGCTGTGCTAGATGAGTTTCCACATGTCTGGGCCAAGCGCCGGGAGTGGTTTGTGCTTGGCGTGGTCATTACCTGCTTCTTTGGATCTCTGGTCACCTTGACTTTC GGCGGGGCCTATGTGGTGAAGCTGTTGGAGGAGTTCGCCACGGGACCTGCAGTGCTCACCGTGGCCCTGATTGAAGCAGTTGCTGTGTTTTGGTTCTACG GCATCAATCAGTTCTGCAGTGATGTGAAGGAAATGCTTGGTTTCAGCCCTGGATGgttctggaagatctgctgggtAGCCATCAGTCCTCTGTTTCTCCTG TTCATCATCTGCAGTTTTTTGATGAGCCCACCACAGCTACGACTTTTCCAGTATGATTATCCTCGGTGGAGCATCATCCTGGGTTACTGCATAGGAACCTCATCTTTCATCTGCATCCCCACATATATAACCTATCGGCTGATTGTCACTCCAGGGACACTTAAGGAG CGTATTATTAAAGGTATCACGCCAGAAACACCGACAGCAATTCCCTGTGGGGACATCCGCTTGAATGCTGTGTAA
- the SLC6A4 gene encoding sodium-dependent serotonin transporter isoform X1 produces METTPLNSQKELSAYKDGEDCQENGVLQKGVPAPGDKAESGQISNGYSAVPNPGAGDDTQHSIPAATTALVAEVHPAERETWAKKVDFLLSVIGYAVDLGNVWRFPYICYQNGGGAFLLPYTIMAIFGGIPLFYMELALGQYHRNGCISIWTKICPIFKGIGCAICLIAFYIASYYNTIIAWALYYLISSFTEQLPWTSCENSWNTGNCTNYFSEDNITWTLHSTSPAEEFYTRHVLQIHRSKGLQDLGGLSWQLVLCIMFIFTVIYFSIWKGVKTSGKVVWVTATFPYIILLILLVRGATLPGAWRGVLFYLKPNWQKLLETGVWVDAAAQIFFSLGPGFGVLLAFASYNKFHNNCYQDALVTSAVNCMTSFVSGFVIFTVLGYMAEMRKEDVSEVAKDAGPSLLFITYAEAIANMPASTFFAIVFFLMLITLGLDSTFAGLEGVITAVLDEFPHVWAKRREWFVLGVVITCFFGSLVTLTFGGAYVVKLLEEFATGPAVLTVALIEAVAVFWFYGINQFCSDVKEMLGFSPGWFWKICWVAISPLFLLFIICSFLMSPPQLRLFQYDYPRWSIILGYCIGTSSFICIPTYITYRLIVTPGTLKEVCASQCVCRLVIVWEEKGSYALFKGENPLQGFHLAQSTARIHQEALSLI; encoded by the exons ATGGAGACCACCCCCTTAAATTCCCAGAAGGAGCTATCAGCGTATAAGGATGGAGAAGATTGTCAGGAAAATGGGGTTCTACAGAAGGGTGTCCCCGCCCCTGGGGATAAGGCAGAGTCCGGCCAGATCTCCAACGGGTACTCAGCGGTTCCGAACCCTGGCGCAGGAGACGACACTCAGCACTCCATCCCGGCTGCCACCACCGCCCTAGTGGCTGAGGTTCATCCAGCAGAGCGGGAGACCTGGGCCAAGAAGGTGGATTTCCTCCTCTCTGTCATTGGCTATGCTGTGGACCTGGGCAACGTCTGGCGCTTTCCCTACATTTGTTACCAGAATGGAGGGG GGGCGTTCCTCCTTCCCTACACTATCATGGCCATTTTTGGGGGGATCCCGCTCTTCTACATGGAGCTCGCACTGGGGCAGTACCACCGAAATGGATGCATTTCGATATGGACAAAAATCTGCCCAATTTTCAAAG GGATAGGTTGCGCCATCTGCCTCATCGCCTTCTACATCGCCTCCTACTACAACACCATCATAGCCTGGGCCCTCTACTACCTCATCTCCTCCTTCACGGAGCAGCTGCCCTGGACCAGCTGCGAGAACTCCTGGAACACTGGCAACTGCACCAACTACTTCTCCGAGGATAACATCACCTGGACGCTCCACTCAACGTCCCCTGCAGAAGAATTTTACAC GCGGCACGTCCTGCAGATCCACCGGTCGAAGGGGCTCCAGGACCTGGGGGGCCTCAGTTGGCAGCTTGTCCTGTGCATCATGTTCATCTTCACTGTTATCTACTTTAGCATCTGGAAAGGCGTCAAAACATCTGGCAAG GTGGTTTGGGTGACAGCCACCTTCCCTTACATCATTCTTTTGATCCTGCTGGTGAGGGGGGCCACCCTCCCTGGAGCCTGGAGGGGAGTTCTCTTCTATTTGAAACCCAACTGGCAGAAACTCCTAGAGACGGGG GTGTGGGTGGATGCAGCCGCCCAGATCTTCTTCTCTCTCGGCCCTGGCTTTGGGGTCCTACTGGCTTTTGCGAGCTACAACAAATTCCACAACAACTGTTACCA AGACGCCCTGGTGACCAGTGCAGTGAATTGCATGACGAGCTTCGTTTCAGGATTTGTCATCTTCACAGTGCTGGGGTATATGGCTGAGATGAGGAAAGAAGATGTGTCTGAGGTGGCCAAAGATGCAG GCCCCAGCCTCCTGTTCATCACATACGCAGAAGCCATAGCCAACATGCCAGCATCCACATTCTTTGCCATCGTCTTCTTCCTGATGTTAATCACCCTGGGCTTGGACAGCACG TTTGCAGGCTTGGAGGGGGTGATCACAGCTGTGCTAGATGAGTTTCCACATGTCTGGGCCAAGCGCCGGGAGTGGTTTGTGCTTGGCGTGGTCATTACCTGCTTCTTTGGATCTCTGGTCACCTTGACTTTC GGCGGGGCCTATGTGGTGAAGCTGTTGGAGGAGTTCGCCACGGGACCTGCAGTGCTCACCGTGGCCCTGATTGAAGCAGTTGCTGTGTTTTGGTTCTACG GCATCAATCAGTTCTGCAGTGATGTGAAGGAAATGCTTGGTTTCAGCCCTGGATGgttctggaagatctgctgggtAGCCATCAGTCCTCTGTTTCTCCTG TTCATCATCTGCAGTTTTTTGATGAGCCCACCACAGCTACGACTTTTCCAGTATGATTATCCTCGGTGGAGCATCATCCTGGGTTACTGCATAGGAACCTCATCTTTCATCTGCATCCCCACATATATAACCTATCGGCTGATTGTCACTCCAGGGACACTTAAGGAGGTATGTGCTAGTCAGTGTGTGTGTAGACTGGTAATTGTTTGGGAAGAAAAGGGTTCTTATGCTCTATTCAAAGGAGAGAATCCTTTGCAAGGATTCCACCTTGCGCAATCCACCGCAAGGATTCACCAAGAGGCTCTCAGCCTTATATAA